The following coding sequences lie in one Halorussus halophilus genomic window:
- a CDS encoding tryptophanase, translated as MRAYKSKVVTPIRLPDRDERTANLETAGYNVFNLDSDSVYVDLLTDSGTGTMSDEQWAAMMRGDEAYAGSSSFERLQSAVSDVMGFERIVPAHQGRGAENVLYGALVSEGDYVPNNTHFDTTRAHIANAGAEPVDCPIEGALSSDQQFAGNLDVEKVRDLADEVGAENVPAVLVTITNNSLAGQPVSIENLRAAREVADDLDAHFVIDACRFAENAYFVKEREDEFADHSVADIAREQLAEADAIIMSGKKDGLVNIGGFVGISDDGALDGLYEGVRQRGILYEGFTTYGGMSGRDIEAMAVGLRESVEEAYVADRVGQVQQLGELLAERDVPVHLPTGGHAIYVDADAFFPDIPAEQFPGQVLVCELYREGAVRGVELGSFAFPDTDRPELVRLALPRRTYGTDHLEHVAETFESVAERRDAGETTGLEIVEEPEMKELRHFSAELQPVN; from the coding sequence ATGCGAGCGTACAAGTCGAAGGTGGTCACCCCGATTCGCCTCCCCGACCGCGACGAGCGGACGGCGAACCTCGAAACCGCGGGCTACAACGTCTTCAATCTAGACTCCGACTCGGTGTACGTCGATTTACTGACCGACAGCGGCACCGGCACCATGAGCGACGAGCAGTGGGCAGCCATGATGCGTGGCGACGAAGCGTACGCTGGCAGTTCGAGTTTCGAACGCCTGCAATCGGCCGTCTCGGACGTGATGGGCTTCGAACGAATCGTCCCCGCACATCAGGGTCGCGGTGCCGAGAACGTCCTCTACGGCGCACTCGTCTCGGAGGGCGACTACGTGCCGAACAACACCCACTTCGACACGACGCGCGCTCACATCGCCAACGCTGGCGCAGAACCTGTGGATTGTCCGATAGAGGGCGCACTGTCGAGCGACCAGCAATTCGCCGGTAACCTCGACGTGGAGAAGGTTCGGGACCTCGCGGACGAAGTCGGCGCGGAGAACGTTCCCGCTGTTCTCGTGACTATCACGAACAACTCGCTGGCGGGCCAACCAGTGAGCATCGAGAACCTGCGTGCGGCCCGCGAGGTCGCCGACGACCTCGACGCTCACTTCGTCATCGACGCCTGTCGCTTTGCGGAGAACGCCTACTTCGTTAAGGAGCGCGAAGACGAGTTCGCCGACCACTCCGTGGCTGACATCGCCCGCGAACAACTCGCCGAGGCCGACGCCATCATCATGAGCGGCAAGAAAGACGGACTGGTCAACATCGGCGGGTTCGTTGGCATCAGTGACGACGGAGCGCTCGATGGCCTCTACGAGGGGGTACGCCAGCGCGGCATCCTCTACGAAGGGTTCACCACCTACGGCGGCATGTCGGGCCGCGACATCGAAGCGATGGCGGTCGGTCTGCGTGAGTCAGTCGAGGAGGCCTACGTCGCGGACCGGGTCGGCCAGGTCCAGCAACTCGGGGAACTACTCGCCGAGCGCGACGTGCCGGTTCACCTTCCCACGGGCGGCCACGCTATCTACGTCGATGCAGACGCGTTCTTCCCAGACATTCCGGCCGAGCAGTTCCCTGGACAGGTGCTGGTCTGTGAACTCTACCGGGAGGGCGCAGTTCGCGGCGTCGAACTCGGTAGCTTCGCGTTCCCCGACACCGACCGGCCGGAACTCGTCCGACTGGCGCTCCCGCGCCGAACCTACGGCACGGACCACCTCGAACACGTCGCCGAGACGTTCGAATCGGTCGCCGAGCGCCGTGACGCTGGCGAGACTACTGGGCTAGAAATAGTCGAAGAACCGGAGATGAAAGAGCTTCGGCACTTCAGCGCGGAGCTACAGCCGGTTAACTAG
- a CDS encoding DUF7344 domain-containing protein, whose translation MSDDASNADDNCRPSFDRETFDASRFSDSDLLVRLANRRCRYVVEYFTDSSVRVADIDALVDEVILREESESTPTQRRHVAISLHHNHLPKLADMGVVSYDARSRTVRYRDDHRIESYVSLYDELDL comes from the coding sequence ATGTCGGACGACGCTTCGAACGCAGACGACAATTGCAGGCCGTCCTTCGACCGAGAGACGTTCGACGCTTCGCGATTCTCGGACTCGGATTTGCTCGTGCGTCTCGCGAACCGGCGCTGTCGGTACGTCGTCGAGTACTTCACAGACTCCTCGGTCCGAGTGGCGGACATCGACGCACTGGTGGACGAGGTCATCCTCCGGGAAGAGAGCGAGAGTACGCCGACACAACGCAGACACGTCGCCATCTCGTTACATCACAATCACCTACCGAAACTGGCCGACATGGGTGTCGTGTCGTACGACGCCCGCTCTCGAACCGTCAGATACCGAGACGACCACCGCATCGAGAGCTACGTATCCCTATACGACGAGTTAGATTTGTAA
- a CDS encoding helix-turn-helix transcriptional regulator — protein MNRPREQSGTDSRSIDDLLVDAVKRAELFDTLKQGRHETPELVDSLNMSRSTVHRTTRSFSEKGLLEETDDGYELTEFGHSVADAVEAFRTEVSTAYDLETFLNIAEPTAVDVPLPAFEDATVTHPKPRQPHFAVKRIIELIESSESVRLFSSIISPFYVDVAHREMLNGTEIEVIFEYDVVDIIASEYTAKATEAAETGLFEVRVRDDLPFELFIFDDRIGMAAHDEQGIARVFVESECPKAVTWAEDVYEQFKSDADEVSMAQY, from the coding sequence ATGAACCGACCAAGAGAACAATCGGGAACCGACTCTCGCTCGATCGACGACCTACTGGTTGACGCCGTGAAACGCGCCGAACTGTTCGACACGCTCAAACAGGGCCGACACGAAACGCCGGAGTTGGTCGATTCGCTCAACATGTCTCGTTCGACGGTCCACCGAACGACTCGTTCGTTCAGCGAAAAAGGACTCCTCGAAGAGACGGACGATGGGTACGAACTGACCGAGTTCGGTCACTCGGTCGCCGACGCAGTCGAGGCGTTCCGGACTGAGGTCTCGACGGCGTACGACCTCGAAACGTTTCTGAACATCGCGGAGCCGACTGCGGTGGACGTTCCGTTGCCTGCGTTCGAGGACGCGACTGTCACCCATCCGAAACCCCGCCAGCCACACTTCGCGGTCAAGCGCATCATCGAACTCATCGAGTCGTCCGAATCGGTGCGACTGTTTTCGAGTATCATCTCTCCATTTTACGTCGATGTCGCCCACCGGGAGATGCTAAACGGAACGGAAATCGAAGTCATCTTCGAATACGACGTCGTCGATATCATCGCGTCAGAGTACACCGCCAAAGCGACCGAAGCTGCCGAGACTGGACTGTTCGAAGTCCGCGTCCGCGACGACCTTCCGTTCGAGCTGTTCATTTTCGACGACCGGATCGGCATGGCGGCACACGACGAGCAGGGAATCGCCCGGGTGTTCGTCGAATCCGAGTGCCCGAAGGCCGTCACGTGGGCCGAGGACGTGTACGAACAGTTCAAATCTGACGCCGACGAGGTCTCGATGGCGCAGTATTGA
- a CDS encoding HalOD1 output domain-containing protein: MLDTNRLVDDRDFMTEPHHVRYDPTDSTNITESIAIAIAELEGVHPLELDPLYGAVNPESLEKFVAHGGSDEFGGEMSLTFEGYSVTVHASGLVEIERIDV; the protein is encoded by the coding sequence ATGCTAGACACCAACCGACTCGTTGACGACCGAGACTTCATGACCGAACCCCATCACGTTCGGTACGACCCGACGGACAGCACCAACATCACCGAATCGATTGCGATTGCAATCGCAGAACTCGAAGGCGTTCATCCCCTAGAGTTGGACCCCCTCTACGGTGCGGTCAACCCCGAATCGTTGGAAAAGTTCGTCGCTCACGGTGGGTCCGACGAGTTCGGCGGGGAGATGTCTCTCACGTTCGAAGGCTACTCAGTGACGGTACACGCGAGTGGCCTCGTCGAAATAGAACGGATCGACGTGTAG
- a CDS encoding RNA ligase partner protein gives MAEHPLKQRFVLDTSVFITDEIRRGDEDVEQAVLRLLDLVAEAKLTLNISCYVPPSIYEELTTMLESRGVSEEVFSKLNTWVIKKNPARFEVMIPAEIVYGFIDEMSDRVNKGLRVSEEAVREAHELEDKTVEGEEYMTEVDELISDLRDKYRRALRRGVLDSREDFDLLILARELDAGIVTEDTGIVAWAEDFGLRYLKGRDFPLLLEEYLDANE, from the coding sequence ATGGCCGAGCATCCCCTCAAACAACGGTTCGTCCTCGACACGTCCGTGTTCATCACAGACGAAATCCGCCGTGGTGACGAGGACGTCGAACAGGCGGTACTCCGCCTCCTCGACCTCGTCGCGGAAGCGAAGTTGACGCTCAACATCTCCTGTTACGTGCCGCCGTCGATATACGAGGAGTTGACCACGATGCTCGAAAGTCGCGGCGTCTCCGAGGAAGTGTTCTCGAAACTCAACACGTGGGTCATCAAGAAGAACCCGGCACGCTTCGAGGTGATGATTCCGGCCGAAATCGTCTACGGGTTCATCGACGAGATGAGCGACCGGGTCAACAAGGGGTTGCGCGTTTCGGAGGAGGCAGTCCGCGAAGCCCACGAACTCGAAGACAAAACGGTCGAAGGCGAAGAGTACATGACCGAAGTGGACGAGCTAATTTCGGACCTCCGCGACAAGTACCGTCGCGCGCTCCGCCGGGGCGTCCTCGACTCCCGGGAAGACTTCGACCTGCTGATTCTGGCCCGCGAACTCGACGCTGGAATCGTCACCGAGGACACCGGCATCGTCGCGTGGGCAGAAGATTTCGGCCTGCGGTACCTGAAGGGACGAGACTTCCCGCTGTTGCTCGAAGAGTATCTAGACGCGAACGAGTGA
- a CDS encoding Zn-dependent hydrolase: MNVDADRLRADIEATAEFGAIETNESESRGRTVLTGSEANRRAREYFVAQLEEANLDVRVDAVGNVVGRWTPDSADPEAAPVAAGSHLDSVPEGGIFDGPLGVYAALEAVRAMQEAGIEPARPVEVVSFTEEEGQRFADGLLGSSVAVGERSVEEALALEDDEGTSLEDALDPIGFRGNGRLDASEWDAWLELHIEQSERLESADVPVGVVTSITGITHCEVTIEGEANHAGATPMGDRTDALAAASEFVLDVERATNDVVSSQSESAVGTVGSHTVAPNATNVVPGRVELGVDIRDVHYESMETIVRRARQSLARLERERGVETTFQRPFDLEPTPMADRLRQAAHDAGERAGIETLDLHSGAAHDTMYVAGVTDAALLFAPSRDGISHNPKEWTDWDDCATATRVLAGTLAELAGA, from the coding sequence ATGAACGTAGACGCCGACCGACTCCGCGCGGACATCGAAGCCACCGCGGAGTTCGGCGCGATTGAGACGAACGAGTCAGAGAGCCGCGGACGAACCGTCCTCACAGGCTCCGAAGCTAACCGACGGGCACGCGAGTACTTCGTCGCCCAGTTGGAAGAGGCAAATCTCGACGTGCGAGTCGATGCAGTAGGCAACGTCGTCGGGCGCTGGACGCCCGACTCCGCGGACCCGGAAGCGGCCCCCGTCGCCGCTGGGAGTCACCTCGATTCCGTTCCCGAGGGTGGTATCTTCGACGGCCCGCTCGGTGTCTACGCCGCGCTGGAAGCCGTTCGCGCGATGCAGGAGGCAGGAATCGAGCCTGCTCGCCCCGTCGAAGTCGTCTCGTTCACCGAAGAGGAAGGCCAGCGATTCGCCGACGGCCTACTCGGTTCTTCGGTCGCCGTGGGCGAGCGGTCGGTAGAGGAAGCGCTCGCGCTCGAAGACGACGAAGGCACCTCCCTCGAAGACGCACTCGACCCGATTGGATTCCGGGGCAACGGGCGACTCGATGCCAGCGAGTGGGACGCGTGGCTCGAACTCCACATCGAGCAGAGCGAGCGACTGGAGTCCGCAGACGTGCCGGTCGGCGTCGTCACCTCCATCACGGGCATCACCCACTGCGAAGTGACCATCGAGGGCGAGGCGAACCACGCTGGAGCGACCCCGATGGGAGACCGAACCGACGCACTCGCTGCCGCGAGCGAGTTCGTCCTCGACGTAGAACGCGCCACGAACGACGTAGTTTCCAGTCAGAGCGAGAGCGCGGTCGGAACCGTCGGTAGTCACACCGTCGCTCCGAACGCGACGAACGTCGTTCCGGGCCGCGTGGAGTTGGGCGTCGATATCCGAGACGTACACTACGAGTCGATGGAGACAATCGTCCGGCGTGCTCGCCAGAGCCTCGCTCGCCTCGAACGTGAACGCGGCGTCGAGACGACCTTCCAACGACCGTTCGACCTCGAACCGACCCCGATGGCCGACAGGCTTCGGCAGGCCGCACACGACGCGGGTGAACGCGCAGGCATCGAGACGCTCGACCTCCACTCCGGGGCGGCCCACGACACGATGTACGTCGCGGGCGTCACGGACGCCGCGCTTCTCTTTGCTCCCTCTCGGGACGGCATCTCGCACAATCCGAAAGAGTGGACCGATTGGGACGACTGCGCGACGGCGACGCGGGTGTTGGCTGGCACGTTGGCGGAGTTGGCAGGTGCGTAG
- a CDS encoding helix-turn-helix domain-containing protein, producing the protein MLRAKIYFDLDRECVLSELTRQWNRPFTVTQEKVHDDELITLVIDTGDQRDRFERRLRESSQVEHVEVVDETHLLLTKRSCGALPVIRSNHGMLWGMDKVNGSQRVFDVVVFRREDLKAIVAGLRDIGSVSLGRLTPYYDRTATLSPRQAEIVETALDEGYFDWPRRIDAEELAERFDIAHSTLLEHLRKAEKKLLEEALSDERTPDSSTPDERAFMLREAT; encoded by the coding sequence ATGCTCAGGGCGAAGATATACTTCGACCTCGACCGAGAGTGCGTTCTGAGCGAACTCACGCGTCAGTGGAACCGACCGTTCACGGTCACCCAAGAGAAAGTCCACGACGACGAACTCATCACGCTCGTCATCGATACCGGAGACCAGCGCGACCGGTTCGAACGGCGACTCCGCGAGTCGTCGCAGGTCGAGCACGTCGAAGTCGTAGACGAGACGCACCTGCTACTGACGAAGCGGTCCTGTGGGGCGCTGCCGGTAATCCGGTCGAACCACGGAATGTTGTGGGGGATGGACAAAGTCAACGGCAGTCAGCGAGTCTTCGACGTGGTCGTGTTCCGGCGCGAGGACCTGAAAGCCATCGTCGCCGGTCTCCGAGACATCGGGAGCGTAAGCCTCGGGCGACTCACCCCCTACTACGACCGTACGGCGACGCTCTCACCGCGACAGGCCGAAATCGTCGAGACCGCACTCGACGAGGGCTACTTCGACTGGCCGCGACGAATCGACGCCGAGGAGTTGGCCGAGCGGTTCGACATCGCTCACTCGACGCTGCTCGAACATCTACGAAAAGCCGAGAAGAAACTCCTCGAAGAAGCGCTGAGCGACGAACGAACGCCCGACAGTTCGACGCCGGACGAACGGGCGTTTATGCTCCGCGAAGCGACCTGA
- a CDS encoding ABC transporter substrate-binding protein, with translation MGGEHITDRRRTDTRRHLGRRRFLQATGAASTLGFAGLASAQGRTTIRYLSDRGDSRQVIDQIVSDFESQQSEYTVEVTYTAKGTSTDQEMQKMVAAGNPPDMFFDTSTDAYRFQRNGVLAPVTEAVQGNSLPDPVNVGGESYFAAAIVEPLMGWYRNDIYPENPTTWENWLTEAQRVTENEDIDGYIVQSGQTNNADTQMTQYLWQNDVDIYAGGSDAIEVTVDQGENRQLAIETFEWVSQMAEYSPNGSGWEWGDAIAALQQENAAAGVSVGGLPMLTIMGNRPDLVERFSPMPFPVPQGKAQDKWWSYMEGHLVRNDGNATEGARQFVNFFNSSDRVFDFILSAPLFQFPPSREQLDSEPMQQNETLQQFPEVVQMVKDNWDSFTSVLATGDDGAPNIVAADAYGNQVFGQAADQLLVGGRSPEETVDWLGEQLRGLQG, from the coding sequence ATGGGTGGGGAACACATCACCGACAGGCGACGAACCGACACGCGACGTCATCTCGGCAGGCGACGATTCTTGCAAGCGACGGGAGCAGCATCGACACTGGGTTTCGCGGGACTAGCCAGCGCACAGGGGCGGACGACGATTCGGTATCTCTCCGACCGGGGAGACTCGCGGCAGGTCATCGACCAAATCGTCTCGGACTTCGAGTCACAGCAGTCAGAGTACACTGTCGAAGTCACCTACACTGCGAAGGGAACTTCGACCGACCAAGAGATGCAAAAGATGGTGGCGGCGGGTAACCCGCCGGACATGTTCTTCGACACCTCGACAGACGCGTATCGCTTCCAACGCAACGGCGTCCTCGCGCCAGTCACCGAAGCCGTCCAGGGCAATAGCTTGCCGGACCCGGTCAACGTCGGCGGAGAGTCGTACTTCGCGGCGGCCATCGTCGAACCGCTGATGGGGTGGTACCGCAACGACATCTATCCGGAGAATCCGACGACGTGGGAGAACTGGCTCACCGAGGCCCAGCGAGTGACCGAGAACGAGGACATCGACGGCTACATCGTCCAATCGGGCCAGACGAACAACGCCGACACGCAGATGACTCAGTACCTCTGGCAGAACGACGTGGACATCTACGCGGGCGGTTCTGACGCCATCGAAGTCACGGTAGACCAAGGCGAGAACCGACAACTCGCAATCGAGACGTTCGAGTGGGTCAGCCAGATGGCCGAGTACTCCCCGAACGGGAGCGGCTGGGAGTGGGGAGACGCCATCGCGGCGCTCCAACAGGAGAACGCGGCGGCGGGCGTCAGCGTCGGCGGGTTGCCGATGCTGACCATCATGGGGAACCGTCCTGACCTCGTCGAGCGGTTCAGTCCGATGCCGTTCCCCGTTCCGCAGGGGAAGGCTCAGGACAAGTGGTGGTCGTACATGGAGGGCCATCTGGTGCGCAACGACGGCAACGCAACCGAAGGCGCACGCCAGTTCGTGAACTTCTTCAACAGTTCCGACAGAGTCTTCGACTTCATCCTCTCGGCACCGCTGTTCCAGTTCCCGCCGAGTCGGGAGCAACTCGACAGCGAACCGATGCAGCAAAACGAAACGCTCCAACAGTTCCCGGAAGTCGTCCAGATGGTCAAAGACAACTGGGACTCGTTCACGTCCGTCCTCGCTACTGGCGACGACGGCGCGCCGAACATCGTCGCGGCAGACGCCTACGGTAATCAGGTGTTCGGGCAGGCCGCCGACCAGCTGCTCGTCGGTGGACGCTCGCCAGAGGAGACGGTCGATTGGCTCGGTGAGCAACTCCGAGGATTGCAGGGGTAA
- a CDS encoding carbohydrate ABC transporter permease, giving the protein MSTELRTRLPTTRFDGASLLLLACFVPLLVFFVVVWVVPIVYALAMSLFTNPVRDPAFVGVGNYVALLTEPSFWGFLWNSVVYAVSTTALSLLVGLGLALVVNQQIRGGSALRTMMIFPYLLPTLVVIFMWKFILDPNVGILNQYLEQFGVIEDPIAFFSTLQWAMPAVVVTSVWKFGSFSFFILLARLQAIDGALYERARVEGATTWQAFRDITFPHLRGAILIILLVRGIWMFNKFDIIYLSTRGGPLEATTTLPIRVFQIAFREIDFGQATALAGIMFFLLAAGAVVYFWAFSPEEEVAT; this is encoded by the coding sequence ATGAGTACCGAACTCCGAACGCGACTTCCGACGACGCGGTTCGACGGCGCGTCGTTGCTGTTGCTCGCGTGTTTCGTCCCGCTACTGGTATTCTTCGTCGTCGTGTGGGTCGTGCCCATCGTCTACGCGTTGGCGATGAGTCTGTTCACCAACCCGGTCAGAGACCCCGCGTTCGTCGGCGTCGGAAACTACGTCGCACTACTCACAGAACCGTCCTTCTGGGGGTTCCTCTGGAACAGCGTCGTCTACGCGGTTTCCACGACGGCCCTCAGTCTGCTCGTCGGTCTCGGCCTCGCGCTGGTCGTCAACCAGCAGATTCGGGGCGGGTCCGCGCTCCGGACGATGATGATATTCCCGTATCTCTTGCCAACGCTGGTGGTCATCTTCATGTGGAAGTTCATCCTCGACCCGAACGTCGGCATCCTCAACCAGTACTTAGAACAGTTCGGGGTCATCGAGGACCCCATCGCCTTCTTCTCGACGCTGCAGTGGGCAATGCCCGCCGTGGTCGTCACGAGCGTCTGGAAGTTCGGGTCGTTCTCGTTTTTCATCCTGCTTGCGCGCTTGCAGGCCATCGACGGGGCACTCTACGAGCGCGCTCGGGTCGAGGGCGCGACGACGTGGCAGGCGTTCAGAGACATTACGTTTCCCCACTTGCGGGGAGCAATCCTCATCATCCTCCTCGTTCGGGGCATCTGGATGTTCAACAAGTTCGACATCATCTACCTCTCGACGCGGGGCGGTCCGCTCGAAGCGACGACGACGCTCCCGATTCGGGTCTTCCAAATAGCGTTCCGCGAAATCGACTTCGGGCAGGCCACCGCGCTCGCGGGCATCATGTTCTTCCTGCTCGCTGCGGGCGCAGTCGTCTACTTCTGGGCGTTCTCGCCCGAAGAGGAGGTGGCGACGTGA
- a CDS encoding carbohydrate ABC transporter permease — protein sequence MSFAERTPKLSFSTQQRLKRVALYVTALLVAVFVTVPVYVMAVIALQTPAATFAGGRVNLVPTELTLRNFRVLLDSTLTVRYFTNSLIVTGSSTLLSTAIAVAAGYGLTRFEFTGKTVAARAVLFSYMFSPIVLAIPLYVIFFALGMLNSYFALTLALTAISAPFSIWLMWQYFQTVPIALEESAWVRGAGRWRTVWDVVLPVARPGYISAAIFSFAVAWNDFTMSRVVMSEDTMYPITVGASLFLDRVTIGWGETMAVSLLICIPPFLIALFLQNYLLQGFSVGGIE from the coding sequence GTGAGCTTCGCCGAGCGTACTCCGAAGCTTTCGTTCAGCACCCAACAGCGACTCAAACGGGTGGCGCTCTACGTCACTGCACTGCTCGTGGCGGTGTTCGTCACCGTCCCGGTGTACGTGATGGCCGTCATCGCGCTCCAGACGCCAGCGGCGACGTTCGCGGGTGGCCGGGTCAATCTCGTTCCGACAGAACTCACGCTGCGGAACTTTCGCGTCCTCCTCGATTCGACGCTGACGGTGCGGTATTTCACGAACAGCCTCATCGTCACGGGGAGTTCGACACTGCTATCGACGGCGATTGCCGTCGCGGCGGGTTATGGTCTCACTCGATTCGAGTTCACGGGGAAAACCGTCGCGGCGAGAGCGGTGCTGTTTTCCTACATGTTCAGCCCCATCGTGCTGGCGATTCCGCTCTACGTCATCTTCTTCGCGCTCGGGATGCTCAACAGCTACTTCGCGCTCACACTGGCACTGACTGCCATCTCCGCACCGTTCTCCATCTGGCTCATGTGGCAGTACTTCCAGACCGTTCCCATCGCACTCGAAGAGTCGGCGTGGGTGCGCGGAGCAGGTCGCTGGCGCACCGTTTGGGACGTGGTACTCCCGGTCGCTCGGCCGGGCTACATCTCGGCGGCCATCTTCTCCTTCGCGGTCGCGTGGAACGACTTCACGATGTCGCGGGTAGTGATGAGCGAAGACACGATGTACCCAATCACGGTCGGTGCGAGTCTCTTCTTGGACCGCGTGACTATCGGGTGGGGCGAAACGATGGCCGTCTCGTTGCTCATCTGCATTCCGCCGTTCCTCATCGCGCTGTTCCTCCAAAATTATCTCCTACAGGGATTCAGCGTCGGAGGTATCGAATAA
- a CDS encoding ABC transporter ATP-binding protein: MAKEIALDGVRKEYRTLGTTHVAVDDVTLSIPAGSFTTIVGPSGCGKTTTLRMIAGLESPTSGRICFGETDVTDLPPQKRNVAMVFQSIALYPHMTVRQNVGYGLKIAGVPKRERDERIEEAAATLQISDQLEKKPAELSGGQQQRVALGSAFVQDPDVLLLDEPMSDLDAKLKAELRVEVQRLHQQLDTTVVYVTHDQTEAMTMSDYVVLLKEGHVAQFDPPKTLFDYPDSEYVARFIGTPSTNVVDCTVRNRDDATGDGDSDGHGEGVVLEGHGLTIPIPGDTLGKRAGETVGVGIRPQYLTPAGGEHTFEITVEVVEPLGTESVVHAQTADGTRIDVVTDAVGGLDHGDSLVVGFDRRDVFVFDAEGETILFGDSLDAERPESVQ; this comes from the coding sequence ATGGCCAAAGAAATCGCGCTCGACGGCGTACGCAAGGAGTATCGCACCCTAGGCACGACTCACGTCGCGGTAGACGACGTGACTCTCTCGATTCCAGCAGGGTCGTTCACCACCATCGTCGGCCCCTCCGGATGCGGAAAGACCACGACGCTCCGGATGATTGCCGGACTCGAATCGCCGACCAGCGGTCGAATATGTTTCGGCGAGACTGACGTGACCGACCTCCCTCCACAGAAGCGGAACGTGGCGATGGTGTTCCAGTCTATCGCGCTCTACCCGCACATGACGGTGAGGCAGAACGTCGGCTACGGCCTCAAAATCGCGGGCGTTCCGAAGCGAGAGCGAGACGAGCGCATCGAGGAAGCCGCAGCGACGCTTCAAATCTCGGACCAACTCGAAAAGAAGCCAGCAGAGCTATCGGGCGGCCAGCAACAGCGAGTCGCGCTCGGGAGCGCGTTCGTCCAGGACCCCGACGTTCTCTTGCTCGACGAACCGATGAGCGACTTAGACGCCAAACTGAAAGCCGAACTTCGAGTGGAAGTCCAGCGACTCCACCAGCAACTCGATACGACCGTCGTCTACGTCACTCACGACCAGACGGAGGCGATGACGATGAGCGACTACGTGGTCCTGCTGAAAGAAGGCCACGTCGCGCAGTTCGACCCGCCGAAGACGCTGTTCGACTACCCCGACTCGGAGTACGTCGCCCGATTCATCGGGACGCCATCGACTAACGTGGTCGATTGTACAGTTAGAAACCGTGACGACGCCACTGGTGACGGAGACAGCGACGGGCACGGTGAGGGAGTCGTCCTCGAAGGACACGGCTTGACGATTCCGATTCCGGGCGATACGCTGGGGAAGCGAGCGGGAGAGACTGTCGGCGTCGGTATCCGACCGCAGTACCTCACCCCTGCGGGCGGCGAACACACCTTCGAGATTACCGTGGAAGTCGTCGAACCGCTGGGGACCGAGTCCGTCGTCCACGCCCAAACTGCCGACGGGACTCGCATCGACGTGGTGACAGACGCAGTCGGCGGCCTCGACCACGGCGACAGTCTCGTCGTCGGCTTCGACCGCCGCGACGTGTTCGTCTTCGACGCCGAGGGCGAGACGATTCTGTTCGGCGATTCGCTGGATGCCGAACGTCCGGAGTCGGTACAATGA